The Streptomyces sp. B3I8 nucleotide sequence GTCCACCCACGTATGTGTCGACCGTCCCAGGGGCCCGGTCCGGACGGTGCGCGAAAGATACCGACAGGGGACGCACACATGGCCACACTGATCGCAGTGAATGTGGGCATGCCTCAGGACGTACCGTGGAGAGGCCGCATCACTCATACGGGCGTCTGGAAACGTCCCGTGACCGGGCCACGGACGGTGCGTCGCCTCAACGTCGACGGAGACGGTCAGGGCGACCTGAAGGGGCACGGGGGACCTCACAGGGCCGTCCTCGTCTACCAGTTGGACTCGTACCGCTACTGGCAAGAACACCTCGAGCGTGACGACTTCGTCCACGGTCAGTTCGGTGAGAACTTCACCGTCGAGGGCCTGCCGGACGACGAGGTGTGCATCGGGGACCAGTACCGCATCGGCGAAGCACTGTTCGAAGTCACCCAGCCCCGCGTCACCTGTTATCGGGTGGGTCTGCGGATGAACGAACCACAGATGCCCGCCCTTCTGGTGGCTCACGGACGCCCGGGCTTCTATCTCAAGGTCCTCACCGAGGGAGTGGTCGAAGCCGGCGACGAGATCGTCAGGACACGCACGGGTCCGGAAGCCATGACCGTGCGGGAGATCGACGCGCTCCTCTACACGTCCGCACACCCGCGTGCCCAGCTCGAGCGTGCCCTGCGCATCCCTGCGCTGAGCCCCGGCTGGAAGCAGTCCATGCGGTCCCTCCTCGACGACCGCGACACCGGCATGAGTGCCGGGAACAGCGGACTGACCGGGGTGTCGGGGACGCCGCCGCCAGCCTGGCAGGGCTTCCGTCCACTCGAGGTCACTCGGATCACCGTGGAAAGCGCCAGTGTCTTCTCGCTGACCCTCCGAGCGCAGGACGACAGCCCTCTCCCGCCGGCCCTTCCGGGGCAGTTCGTGACCGTTCGCATGCGCCCCGACCCACAGGGATCCCCGGTCATCCGCAGCTACTCCCTGTCCGGCACGCCCGGGGCCGGCACCTACCGGATCAGTGTCAAACAGGAAACAAACGGAGCCGGAAGTGGCTACCTTCGCCGGCACGTAGCGCTTCACGACACTCTCGAAGTCGCCGCCCCACGAGGCAGCTTCGTCCTCAGGACCACCCCCGGCCCAGTGGTGCTCATCTCGGCCGGCGTAGGGGCGACTCCCGTCCTTGCCATGCTTCGCCACCTGGCGGCCACGAAAGACGCGCGACCCGTGTGGTGGATCCACGGAGCACGCAACGGCAGCGAGCATCCTTTCGGGCAAGAGGTCCGCACCCTGCTCGCCGAGCTGCCGGCAAGCCACTGCCACATCGCCTACAGCAGGCCACGCGATGTCGATGCGCGAGGATCCGACTACCAAAGCGTCGGCAGAGTCACTCCCGCGCTACTGAGTTCGTTGGGGCTGCCGGCGGAGGCGGAGACCTACATCTGCGGGCCGGTCACCTTCATGGACGGTCTGACGTCCGCGCTGGCCGCCGACGGTGCCGACCCTTCCAAGGTCCACACGGAGATCTTCGGTTCCGCGGGCTCGATCACTCCGGGCATCGCGCCCACGGAAGCTCCTGCTCCCCACATGCCCACTGTCCTTCCCGGACCCCCCACCGGCCCCTCGGTCACCTTCACCCGTAGCAACATCACGGTGCCGTGGAACGCCGGCTACGGCACGCTCCTCGAGCTCGCAGAAGCCTGCGACGTTCCTGTCCGTTGGTCCTGCCGCAGCGGCGTCTGCCACACCTGCCAGACAGCCCTCGTATCGGGCCAGGTCGACTACGATCTCGATCTTGTCGATCCCCCGCCGGGCGGCAGCGTCCTCATCTGCTGCTCGCAGCCGACAGCCGACATCCTTCTCGACCTTTGACCTTTGCCCTTTGACCTTTGACAGGGACGGCTCGGGCCGACATGGCGGACCCGGTCCTGGCCGACGAAGTCACGGCGCGGAACGCCGACCGGGGCTGCGGCTTCTACACGTACGTCCGCATGTCGGCGAAGCGCGGCTCAAGCCGTTGATCGCCCGGCGTGGCGTCACCCCCGGGCCTGTGCCCCAGCCTTGATCGGCTGCACCACCAAGCGGGACACTGACCAGGTCAGGAGATCCTGGACTCTTCGGGCGTGGTCGCATGAACCCCGGCGAGCAGACCGGTGGACTGGCCCACCTCGATGAGGTAGCCGTCGGGGTCGCGGAAGTAGCAGCGCAGCTCGGAGCCCCGGTCGACGGGTCCGGTGAGGAAGTCGGCACCGTTCGCGGCGGCATGCGCGCAGAAGGCGGCGATGTCGGCCACTCGCACATTGAGGAATCCGGAGACACGCTCACCACTTCGCGGGGCCTCGAGTGTGACGCCAGGCTTGTCGGGGGTGGGACCGCCGCCGGGGTTCATGATGATCCAGGTGTTGGCGACCTTGACGATCGCCGGGTTCTCCTCCATCACGACCTCGCCGCCGAAGACGTCGGCGTAGAAGCGCCGGGACACCGCGACGTCGCGCACCGTCAGGAAGTGTGTGAGAAGCAGGCCCTGTTGAGGAGCGGGGAGAGCGTCACCGTTGTGAAGTGTCATGGTCCGTCGTCCTTTCTTGGGCCCGTGCGGCCGAAGACCTGACCGGGCAGGCTCCCGGTCCGTGACACCGGGGCCCGCGTGCACGACGCCCGGCCTCCGTACGGTCAGTGCTGCGACAGCGCCTGGAAGGACGCCCAGGGGGTGTGGCCGTGCAGGGTGAAATCGGCCCGGACGGCCGCGCCGGGCTGCATCAGCTTCTGGTGCACCACGGGGTGGCGGCCGGGGTGGGAGACGACGAGCATGAGGTGCCCCTCGGGCAGGCCGGTCACGGCGTATTCCCCCTGCGTGTTCGTCGTGGTCCGCACCAGCTGCCGGCCGCGGCCGTCCATGACGGTGACGACGGCATGACGGACGGGTTGCCGCTCGTCGTCACGGACGGTGCCCTCCAGCATGGGCAGCGGCTCGCCGAAGTGGTGGTGAGGGCGGACCGGAAGCGCGGTCGGTGCGGGAATCTCCACGGACGGATCCTCGGCCGGGGGCTCCGGAACGTCCTGCTGCTCCTCCTCCGCGTTCTCCGTGAGGTGCTCGCGCCGATGCCGCCACGCGTCGAGTGCCAGCAGGGTTACACCCGCGGCGATCCACGCGCAGAGCACGAGGACCGGTCTGAGCACTTCCGCGCCGTCGAAGTACAGCAGCCCTCTGAGGGCGTCCACCGCGTTGCCCAACGGCATCACGGCGTGCAGGTCCTGGAAGAACGTCGGCAGCAGTGGGACGGGAGCCACTCCACTGGTGGGGACGCTCAGCACGATGAACAGACCCATCCCCACGAGGGGGAAGAACTTCCGCGTGAAAGGCGCGACACCGGCGGAGAATGTGCCGACCGCCATGGTGAGCAGGAAACCGATCGCCATCGCCGAGGGGTCGTCGGGGAGGTAGTCCAGCCATCTGCCGACGAGATAGCCCACCGCGCCGAAGAACGCGGCGACGCCCGCGATCGTGATCACCTTCCGGCGGCGGTCGAAGGTCACCACCCGCAGCAGGGTGGTGGCGAGGATGTAGCCGGGGACGCTCCAGGCGACGCCGAGGTAGACCAGGGTGGTGCCGTTGCGATCCTTGCTCACTGTGGGTGCCACGTCAGTGATCGTGAGCTTGTGGTGGTCGCGCGCCGCCAGCTCGGTGAAGTCCTGGGCCAGCGCCTGTTCCAGCGATGTCCCGTTGGCCTGAGCCACGTACAGCACGGGGTGCCCGCTCTCGGCGGCGTAGCCCGCCACGGCGTCCCGCCGGAGCACCGCCCTGCGGGCCTCCCCCGCGTTCGCCACGGCCGTGACGTCGAACCCGCCGGGATGCGCCTTCCGCAGGGCGCCGCCGATCACGCGTTCCGTCCCGGGGTGGGCGACCACGACCCTGGCGTCGTGCGGCCGGGGCGCGTGGAAGGCCGACGTGAAGCAGAACAGGAGGCCGAGGAAAAGGATCGTCGGGAACATCAGGGTTTCGGCCAGCGTCCTGAGCAGGGACGTGCCGTCGGCGCGCACCTCACGGTGTCTCACAGGACCGCCCCCCGCACGCCGAGCGCCCGTGCGCGACCACATCCTGGCCGGTGAACGACCGGTACACGCCCTGTGGCTCCGCGCTCCGTGACCGCCCTGCGTGGTGCAGCCCGCTCCATGAGACCCCTTCGTCCTTCGCACGCGACCGTCCCCGGTGTGCTCGCCTGGTTAATGTACCGATCGGCACAACAATACTTCGCGGACTCTATGCGTACCGACCGGTACAGTCAAAGTCATGGCTCGTCCGGTCAATGTCGAAAAGCGCGCCGCGTTGCTGCGGCAGGTCGTGACGCATCTGCAACGTCATGGGCTCGCCCAGATGTCGCTGAGTCCGCTCGCCGAATCCCTCGGCACCACCAAGCGAATGCTTCTGTACTACTTCGGCAGTCGCGAGAACCTGCTGGCGCAGGCGCTGCTCGCCAACCGGCCCGACGCGCAGGCGATGTTCGACGACGTCCACGACGAGGTGGCCCTGCGCCGGGCCGCCCACGCGCTGTGGGAGGCGATGACAGTGGGGGAACAGGCCGGACCGGTCCGCATGCTGCTGCAGCTGCTGAGCCTGGCCGCCACCGACCCGGAGCAGTACGGCGCGCTGGCCTCCGACACCGTCGAGGTCATGATCGGCCCGATCGCCGCCGCCTGCGTCCGGCTGGGCCACCCGCCGGAGCAGGCCCGGGCCGCGGCCACACTGCTCGTCTCCGGCCTGCGCGGTCTGTGCCAGGACCGCCTGGTGACCCATGACGTCGCCCGTACCGACGCGGCGGCCGACCGCCTCATCGACGCGGCCACCGCGGCGTTCGGCTGACCCGGCACGCCGACCGCTGCACCGGCTCGGACGAGTGACCGGCCGAGGGACTGTTCGAGGTCCTCGACGTGTCCGACCCCGGGCCGAGCCGCTCGTGGGGTTGTTGTGCTCCCCCGCGTGCAGAGGTCGGCATGAGTGGCAACGAGCCGGCGCGGTTGCGTGACCGGCGTCGCGAGTGTGCTGCGCCCGGCGGACGGCCTCGCGGCTGGAGGCGGGGCACAGCGCCTTACTGGTGCCGCGCGGTGACGTCGGCATCAGGAAGTCGGCTCTGCCGGACCGCCTGGTGGCGCGCGTAGCCGACGGCCTTGACGGCGTACACCCGGAACGGGATCACCGACGACGTTGGTTCGGGTACGGCCCGGCCCGGGATATTGAGCGTGCCGGTGGCGTACGGCCAGGGTCAGGTGGCCGACGAGCGAAGCGATCACCAGCGCGGGGACGATCAGGATGTGGAGGGTGTCGAAACGGGCGACCAGGTCCTCGCCCGGGAACTCGCCGCCGAAGAGGAAGAAGGACACGTACGTCCCGACGATCGGGATCGGGATCGGGATCGGGATCGGGAGGATCGTGCCGTTCACGACCTGCGGACCGGTTCCGGACAGCAGGTCGTCGGGCAGGTCGTAACCGGTCAGGCCGCCGAACATGGCCAGGACGAGCAGCAGGAACCCGAACACCCAGTTCAGCCGAGCCTCTCCCCCGTCCGCTCCTGCCCCGGCTCGGCCGGCCGGCTGTCGTTGCCCCTCTCTTCACCCTTCATTTCCGCGTCGCCGAAGCTCGAGCTCGCTGGGTCCGATGGCGCCGCAGAACCGACTCGTCCACGGCTGTACTGTTCCGGCACGATTCGTGAACCGCTTTTGATGCGCGGCAGAACTTTCGATGCCCGGCAACGCTTTCGTCGGCCCCTGCGACAGTCGCTGTGGCAGTCGGTCAGTGAGGCACGAGCAGCATCAGGGCCGTCCCCAGCGCCGTCGCTCCGTCGCGGACGTGACCGTAGGGATTCGTGGCGGCGGCGCGGCGTGCGGCGTCCGGGGCGGACCGCAGTGAGGGCATGGGGCGGGTCAAGGACCGTATGGCGCAGGCCAGGAGGTACACCGTCAGCAGCCCGGTGACCCAGGCGGCCGGCACCGGTACCCCGGTGGCGTGGCCGGGAGTCGTGGTGCCGTGCGCGGCCGGGGCTGCCGCCAAGGTCTCGTGGGGCGGCATCCCCGCGCCGTGGTGCGTGCGCGACATCCAGGCCATCGCGACCATGCCGACTGCGTGCGGCAGCCGGCCGACGATGTCCGTCACTCTGTTCGCCGAGTGATGGCGGAGGGCGGTCAGCGGGAACCACAGTGCGGCGAGCATGAGAACAACCGTCGCGACCCGGCCGGACAGCGGTCGGCCGAGGCTCCAGGGCATGGCCGCCATGGTCACGGACATGGCGGAGTGCAGGAGGTGGTCCACCCGGTCACGGCGTCCGGCCTTCGGCCACCGGACGCAGTGCCACAGCGCCTGCACTGCGGCGAGGGCGAAGAGCACCGTCAGCATGACGTGCACGACATCGACGGGAGTGAGCATGCCGCGGGTCAGACGGCGGGACGCGGAGCCGCGTCACCGTGTCCCTGTCCGCATCCGTGCCCGCGCCCGTATCCGTGTCCGCGCCCGTATCCGTGTCCGCGCCCGTATCCGTGTCCGCGTCCATGAAGGAAGTGGTCGTGCGCTGGGCTCCTGGTCGACACGGTGTGCACCTTTCCTGGTCCAAGGACCTGCCACGTCTCTGACCGGACGCGCGGTTGTTCCGTGACACGGCTCGCTCACCACCGGTCAGAGATGCGGTTCACCGGGCGTTCCGTGACACGCGCCCGGTCCTTGATGTCGACGTGGTGACACGTGGGCCTCCCCGGGCCCCGCCGGGCACCCGCCCGGAGCACCCGACCGCGGAGACCGTCACCCAGGGCGCGGCGTTGGGCATCGACGACCTGGAGCGCTTCGGCATGCCCTTCGCCCGCGAGGGGGACGGCCGCATCTCGCAGCGCTGCTTCGGCGCGCACAAGTACCGCCGCACCGCTTTCGCCGGCGACTGCACCGGCCTCGAGATCCAGCACACGCTCGTCCGGCGCGCGAGCCGGCTGGACGTGGGCATACTCGACACCGTCTGCATCACCCGCCTCCTCGTCCACGACGGTGCCGTCTTCCCACGGCCGGCCGGCCCGGGCGGCGGTCGAGGACGGAGACACGTTCGTGGTGGCAGGGCACGGCTTCCGGGGGATGCGCCGCGTGCTGGGCGGCCCGGTGCCCTCCGCCCCGCGGTGAGCCCACGTCAGATCAGCGCCGAGGTGGCGCCGCCGTCCACATAGAGGGTGGCGCCGCTGATGAACGAAGCGTCGTCGGCGGAGCGCATGAGGACGGCCGCGGCGACCTCTTCCGGCGCGCCCATCCGCCGCATACCCGCCATGTGGGTCCGGACCCGCTCCTCACGCATCTCGGCGAACCGTGCGCGTCGTGCTCGGCACCGAGCGACTTACGCACCATGGGGGTGTCGATGGTTCCGGGGCTCACCACGTTGACCCGGATGCCTCGCGTCCCGTAGTCGAGGGCCGCTTCGGAACTGCCGCGCGATGACGTCGGATGCCGCCGACGGGGACGCGGCCGAAGGCGCCGAGGGCCTCGTGCAGGCGCCTCGGCCACGCCATGACCGTGGCCCGGCCGCACCTCGGCCGGGCCACGGTCGTATCCCCGTGAGGTCTCAGCTCCTGACGCGCGGTGCGAGGGAGGCGAGTTCGCGCAGTATGTCCTCGACGCGCTGCTTGGCGTCCCCGAACAGCATCGAGGTGTTGTCGCGGTGGAAGAGCGGGTTCGGTACGCCGGCGTATCCCGAGGCCATCGACCGCTTGAAGACGACGACCTGGTCGGCCGCCCACACGTGCAGCACCGGCATGCCGGCGATGGGGCTGGCCGGGTCTTCGGCGGCCGCCGGGTTGACGGTGTCGTTGGCGCCGATGACGAGCACGACGGAGGTTCCGGTGAAGTCGCCGTTGATCTCGTCGAGTTCGAGGACGATGTCGTAGGGCACCTTGGCCTCGGCCAGCAGGACGTTCATGTGGCCGGGCAGCCGGCCCGCGACCGGGTGGATGGCGAAGCGGACCTCGGTGCCGCGCGAGCGGAGCCGGCGGGTCAGCTCGGCGACGCCGTGCTGGGCCTGGGCGACGGCCATGCCGTAGCCGGGCGCGATGATCACCGAGTCGGCGTCCGCCAGCAGTTCGGCGGTGGCGGCGGCGTCGGTCTCACGGTGTTCGCCGAGGTCCGCGGCCGCGGCCGCGGACGCCTCGATGCCGAAGCCCCCGGCGATGACGGAGAGGAAGGAGCGGTTCATCGCCTTGCACATAACATAGGACAGATAGGCACCCGAGGAGCCGACCAGCGCACCCGTGATGATCAGCAGGTCGTTCTCGAGCAGGAACCCGGACGCGGCGGCGGCCCAGCCGGAGTAGCTGTTCAGCATAGAGACCACGACCGGCATGTCCCCGCCGCCGATGGACGCGACCAGGTGCAGCCCCAGGGCCAGCGCGACGACGGTGACGAGCACCAGCAGCCACAGCGCCGGGCTGATCACGAACCACACCGTCAGCACCGCGAAGACGCCGAGGGCTCCGAGGTTGATGGCGTTCTTGCCCGGCAGCACCAGCGGACTGGACCTGATCCGCGCCGACAGCTTGAGGAAGGCGACGACCGAACCGGTGAACGTCACGGCGCCGATGAAGACGCCGATGAACACCTCGGCGGAGTGGATCCCGGCGAGGTCGCGCATCCTGAGCGACAGCGCCTCGGTGCCGCTGGGGTCGTGCTCGACGTCGAAGTAGCCGTTCCAGCCGACCAGTACGGCCGCGAGCCCGACGAAGGAGTGCAGCAGCGCGATCAGTTCGGGCATCCCGGTCATCTCGACCACGCGGGCACGGTGGAGCCCGATCCCACTGCCGACGGCCATCGCGGCGAGCAGCAGTACGACGTGTCCGGTGCTGAGCCCGTCGTCGATGGCGAGCACCACCGTGGCGGCCAGCGCGACGGCCATGCCGGCCATTCCGAAGAGGTTGCCGACCCTGGCGGTCTGGTGCCTGGACAGTCCGGCCAGTGCCAGGATGAAGAGCAGGGCGGCGACGATGTACGCCGCGGACGCGGCGGTTGCGACGGACACGGGTCAGCCTCTCGTGAACATGGCGAGCATGCGGCGGGTCACCGCGAAGCCACCGAAGATGTTGATCGACGCCAGCAGGACCGCGGCGGCCGACAGGACAGTGACCACGGTGTCGCCGTGACCGAGCTGGAGCAGTGCCCCGACGACGATGATTCCGCTGATCGCGTTGGTCACCGACATCAGCGGGGTGTGCAGCGCGTGATGCACGTGCCCGATCACGTAGTAGCCGATCACGATCGCCAGCGCGAACACCGTCAGGTGGCCGAGCAGTGCGGACGGCGCGAACCCGGCGAGCAGGAACAGCAGTACGGCGCCGGTCCCGACCGGGGCCACGCGCCGCGTCAGTTCCTGCCGCGGCGTCGGTGGCGCCTTCGCCTCGGCGGTCGCGGCAGGCGCGGCGGCCGCCCTCGGCGCCGCCGCGGGGGCCGCCGAGACCTGTACCGGCGGTGGCGGCCACAACAGGTCGGTGCCACTGTCCAGGGCGCGCGTCACGGTGATCGAGCGGATCACGACGTCGTCGAGGTCCAGGACCAGCCGGCCGTCCTTGCCCGGGGTCATCAGCGTGAGCAGGTTGACCAGGTTGGTGCCGTAGAGCTGCGAGGCCTGCGCCGGCAGCCGGCCGGCGAGGTCGGTGTAGCCGATGATCGTGACACCGTTGGCGGTGGTCACGACCTGGCCGGCGACGGTGCCCTCGACGTTCCCGCCGTTGGCGGCGGCCATGTCGACGATCACCGAGCCGGGCTTCATCGACGCGACCATCTCCGCGGTGACGAGCCGGGGCGCGGGACGCCCCGGGATCAGCGCGGTGGTCACGACGATGTCGACGTCCGCGGCCTGCTCCGCGTAGAGCTTCGCCTCCAGTGCCTGGTAGTCCGCGGCCATCTCGGTCGCGTAGCCGGTGCCGGCTCCGGAGTCGGTGGAGGGTGCCTGGACCGGGAGGTACTCCCCGCCCAGCGACCGCACCTGGTCGGCCACTTCCGGGCGCGGATCGGTCGCCCGGACGATCGCGCCCAGGGAGCCGGCCACCCCGATCGCGGCCAGTCCCGCGACGCCGGCGCCGGCCACGAGGACCTTGGCGGGCGGGACCTTGCCCGCCGCGGTGACCTGTCCGGTGAAGAACCGTCCGAAGACGTGGGCGGCTTCCATCACCGCCCGGTAGCCCGCGATGTTGGCCA carries:
- a CDS encoding MOSC and FAD-binding oxidoreductase domain-containing protein, which codes for MPQDVPWRGRITHTGVWKRPVTGPRTVRRLNVDGDGQGDLKGHGGPHRAVLVYQLDSYRYWQEHLERDDFVHGQFGENFTVEGLPDDEVCIGDQYRIGEALFEVTQPRVTCYRVGLRMNEPQMPALLVAHGRPGFYLKVLTEGVVEAGDEIVRTRTGPEAMTVREIDALLYTSAHPRAQLERALRIPALSPGWKQSMRSLLDDRDTGMSAGNSGLTGVSGTPPPAWQGFRPLEVTRITVESASVFSLTLRAQDDSPLPPALPGQFVTVRMRPDPQGSPVIRSYSLSGTPGAGTYRISVKQETNGAGSGYLRRHVALHDTLEVAAPRGSFVLRTTPGPVVLISAGVGATPVLAMLRHLAATKDARPVWWIHGARNGSEHPFGQEVRTLLAELPASHCHIAYSRPRDVDARGSDYQSVGRVTPALLSSLGLPAEAETYICGPVTFMDGLTSALAADGADPSKVHTEIFGSAGSITPGIAPTEAPAPHMPTVLPGPPTGPSVTFTRSNITVPWNAGYGTLLELAEACDVPVRWSCRSGVCHTCQTALVSGQVDYDLDLVDPPPGGSVLICCSQPTADILLDL
- a CDS encoding VOC family protein translates to MTLHNGDALPAPQQGLLLTHFLTVRDVAVSRRFYADVFGGEVVMEENPAIVKVANTWIIMNPGGGPTPDKPGVTLEAPRSGERVSGFLNVRVADIAAFCAHAAANGADFLTGPVDRGSELRCYFRDPDGYLIEVGQSTGLLAGVHATTPEESRIS
- a CDS encoding carboxypeptidase regulatory-like domain-containing protein, which gives rise to MRHREVRADGTSLLRTLAETLMFPTILFLGLLFCFTSAFHAPRPHDARVVVAHPGTERVIGGALRKAHPGGFDVTAVANAGEARRAVLRRDAVAGYAAESGHPVLYVAQANGTSLEQALAQDFTELAARDHHKLTITDVAPTVSKDRNGTTLVYLGVAWSVPGYILATTLLRVVTFDRRRKVITIAGVAAFFGAVGYLVGRWLDYLPDDPSAMAIGFLLTMAVGTFSAGVAPFTRKFFPLVGMGLFIVLSVPTSGVAPVPLLPTFFQDLHAVMPLGNAVDALRGLLYFDGAEVLRPVLVLCAWIAAGVTLLALDAWRHRREHLTENAEEEQQDVPEPPAEDPSVEIPAPTALPVRPHHHFGEPLPMLEGTVRDDERQPVRHAVVTVMDGRGRQLVRTTTNTQGEYAVTGLPEGHLMLVVSHPGRHPVVHQKLMQPGAAVRADFTLHGHTPWASFQALSQH
- a CDS encoding TetR/AcrR family transcriptional regulator, translated to MARPVNVEKRAALLRQVVTHLQRHGLAQMSLSPLAESLGTTKRMLLYYFGSRENLLAQALLANRPDAQAMFDDVHDEVALRRAAHALWEAMTVGEQAGPVRMLLQLLSLAATDPEQYGALASDTVEVMIGPIAAACVRLGHPPEQARAAATLLVSGLRGLCQDRLVTHDVARTDAAADRLIDAATAAFG
- a CDS encoding DUF5134 domain-containing protein, whose amino-acid sequence is MLTPVDVVHVMLTVLFALAAVQALWHCVRWPKAGRRDRVDHLLHSAMSVTMAAMPWSLGRPLSGRVATVVLMLAALWFPLTALRHHSANRVTDIVGRLPHAVGMVAMAWMSRTHHGAGMPPHETLAAAPAAHGTTTPGHATGVPVPAAWVTGLLTVYLLACAIRSLTRPMPSLRSAPDAARRAAATNPYGHVRDGATALGTALMLLVPH
- a CDS encoding SDR family oxidoreductase is translated as MREERVRTHMAGMRRMGAPEEVAAAVLMRSADDASFISGATLYVDGGATSALI
- the pntB gene encoding Re/Si-specific NAD(P)(+) transhydrogenase subunit beta, encoding MSVATAASAAYIVAALLFILALAGLSRHQTARVGNLFGMAGMAVALAATVVLAIDDGLSTGHVVLLLAAMAVGSGIGLHRARVVEMTGMPELIALLHSFVGLAAVLVGWNGYFDVEHDPSGTEALSLRMRDLAGIHSAEVFIGVFIGAVTFTGSVVAFLKLSARIRSSPLVLPGKNAINLGALGVFAVLTVWFVISPALWLLVLVTVVALALGLHLVASIGGGDMPVVVSMLNSYSGWAAAASGFLLENDLLIITGALVGSSGAYLSYVMCKAMNRSFLSVIAGGFGIEASAAAAADLGEHRETDAAATAELLADADSVIIAPGYGMAVAQAQHGVAELTRRLRSRGTEVRFAIHPVAGRLPGHMNVLLAEAKVPYDIVLELDEINGDFTGTSVVLVIGANDTVNPAAAEDPASPIAGMPVLHVWAADQVVVFKRSMASGYAGVPNPLFHRDNTSMLFGDAKQRVEDILRELASLAPRVRS
- a CDS encoding Re/Si-specific NAD(P)(+) transhydrogenase subunit alpha, which codes for MIVGVLREARPGETRVAATPGTVARLLKLGYEVVVAPGAGERSGFADAAYAEAGATIQDAGTLGDIVLGVNAPSKEQLSRLRTGATLIAMLSPRLDGALVDHLATLPVTALAMDAVPRISRAQSLDVLSSMANIAGYRAVMEAAHVFGRFFTGQVTAAGKVPPAKVLVAGAGVAGLAAIGVAGSLGAIVRATDPRPEVADQVRSLGGEYLPVQAPSTDSGAGTGYATEMAADYQALEAKLYAEQAADVDIVVTTALIPGRPAPRLVTAEMVASMKPGSVIVDMAAANGGNVEGTVAGQVVTTANGVTIIGYTDLAGRLPAQASQLYGTNLVNLLTLMTPGKDGRLVLDLDDVVIRSITVTRALDSGTDLLWPPPPVQVSAAPAAAPRAAAAPAATAEAKAPPTPRQELTRRVAPVGTGAVLLFLLAGFAPSALLGHLTVFALAIVIGYYVIGHVHHALHTPLMSVTNAISGIIVVGALLQLGHGDTVVTVLSAAAVLLASINIFGGFAVTRRMLAMFTRG